From the genome of Bacillota bacterium:
CTCTCGGCCTACCGTTTTACGCCTGAACATCCAAAAGGGACAATCGTTTTTTTAAACGGTTTTGATGGCTATATCGAAGAATGCACCCGCATGTTCATGGTTTTTAAGGATGCCGGATACGACACCGTCGCTTTCGATGGCCCTGGGCAAGGCACCGTGTTGGAGGATTACCGCATTCCAATGACACACGAATGGGAAAAGCCTGCGAAAGCGGTGCTCGACTATTTCGACGTAGACGGCGTGACCGTGATTGGCGGGTCGCTGGGCGGATGTTTGGCTCTGCGGACCGCAGCGTATGAGAAAAGAGTCAAAAGAGCGATCTGTTATGATCTTTTGCCGGACTTCTTCTCCGTTACTATGCGTCAAGTGCCGCCCGAAGTCAGGGACAAATTCAAAAGTATGATTATTCAGGGGACAGGAAAAGATGAGATAAACGCCTTAATAAAGCAGATGATGCAGAAAAGCCTGATGCTAGAATGGGGGCTCACGCAGGGGATGAATGTTATGGGGTGTGATTCGCCCTACGATTTTCTTCAAAAAACAACCCTGTTCAATACCGCGGATTTTTCACCCCGCATTACGCAGGACGTTCTTCTCCTTGCGGGGCAGGACGATCATTATGTCCCTATAGAGCAGCTGCCGGAACAGATCAAAACGCTTACAAACGTGCGTTCTCTCACCGCGCGCATGTTTACGGCAAAAGAAACAGCGGGCAACCATTGCCAGTTGGGCAATATCGGGCTTGCCATCGACGTCATGCTGAACTGGATTGAACAAGTATCGGATCACACTCAGCACGTTTAAAGACTCGATACTTCCATTTTGTTTTATCATCTATATTTAATCGCTTTTGCGGTAAGCGTTCTTTTTCGACAGCCTGCAAGCTCGAACCTATTTC
Proteins encoded in this window:
- a CDS encoding alpha/beta fold hydrolase — translated: MKRWTTKDFPVALYKLHPDQSVNFQMNRFYNWSNDQKMLDEMKKAGEFIHSYDDYIKSFLALGKEALKMDDKLKAALYFRGAEFFIPEGSPNKQELRRQFISLNNEYYGVTKDQHHLIPFGDGFLSAYRFTPEHPKGTIVFLNGFDGYIEECTRMFMVFKDAGYDTVAFDGPGQGTVLEDYRIPMTHEWEKPAKAVLDYFDVDGVTVIGGSLGGCLALRTAAYEKRVKRAICYDLLPDFFSVTMRQVPPEVRDKFKSMIIQGTGKDEINALIKQMMQKSLMLEWGLTQGMNVMGCDSPYDFLQKTTLFNTADFSPRITQDVLLLAGQDDHYVPIEQLPEQIKTLTNVRSLTARMFTAKETAGNHCQLGNIGLAIDVMLNWIEQVSDHTQHV